One Candidatus Krumholzibacteriia bacterium genomic window, TCACGGAGCCGGGCGTGGGCGCCTCCACGTGCGCGTCGGGCAGCCAGGTATGGAACGGAAACATCGGCACCTTGATGGCGAACGCGAGCGCAAAGGCCAGGAAGAGGATCCACTGCTGCGGCGCAGAGAACGAGGTGGCCAGCAGCACGCCGTAGTCGAAGGAGAGCGACCCCGTCTGCAGGCGGCTCTGGTGCACCACGTACAGGATCGCGACCAGCATGAGCAGCGATCCCACCATGGTATAGATGAAGAACTTGATGGTGGCGTAGACCTTCCGCTCCCCGCCCCACATCCCGATCATGAAGTACATCGGGATGAGCATGGCCTCCCAGAAGATGTAGAACAGGAACAGATCCAGGGCCACGAAGGCCCCGATCATGGCCGTTTCCAGGAACAGCAGACAGAAGAAGAACTCCTTCACGCGCTCTTCGATGGTGTTCCAGCAGCCGAGAATGGTGATGGGCGTGATGAAGGTCACCAGCATCACCAGGAACAGGCTGATGCCGTCGATACCGATGTGGTAGGAGATTCCCAGCGACGGTAGCCAGGGCGCGTCCACCACGAACTGCATGTCCGGGTTGGCCACGAAGCCCTGCACCAGCTTGATCGATACCGCGAACATGGCGATCGACGCCAGCAGCGCGAAGCCCTTGATGGCGCGATGCGCACCGCGCGGCATCAGCACCACCACCACGGCGGCGAAGAGCGGCAGGAATGTCACCAGGCTCAGAATGTCCACGTCATCTCACCAGTGCATAGACCAGGTACAGGAACCCGATCAGCATGAAGAACGCATAGGTGCGCACCACGCCGGACTGCAGCAGCCGGAAGGTGGCGCCGAACAGGCGCGCCGTGATGCCCAGCCCGTTCACGATGCCCTCGATGATTCCGGTGTCGATGAACCGGAACAGGAGCTTGTCGGAAATGGCGTAACCGGGGCGGACGATGGCGCGTTCATACAGTTCGTCCACGTAGTACTTGTTGAAGACCAGGGTATAGAAACCGCCCAGCCGCGATGTGAAGGCCGCGGCGGCGCCCGGCATCTGCACGTAGAGCGTGCGCGCGAACAGGATCCCCGCCACCGCCGTCACCACCGAGACCACCATCAGGATCAGCTCGAGGGTCGTGGATCCATGGCTCTCCGCCGCCGCCGCAACCGTCACCGCGCCGTGCGACAACGCGCCCACGCCCATGTCGTGGCCACCCGCGTGACCGGCGAACACCGGCTCCAGCCAGTGGTGGAAGACGTTGGCGCCGCCCAGCGCGGCCGGCACACCCAGAAAACCCACCACCGCCGCACCCGCGGCCAGCACCATCAGCGGCACCGTCATGGCGGGCGGCGATTCGTGCAGGTGGTGCTTGGCCTCCGCGGAGACGTTGTCCTTGCCGTAAAACGTGAGGTACACCGCGCGGAAGATGTAGAACGCCGTCATGCCCGCGGTGGCCAGCCCGACCACCCACAGCACGCGCGGCAACCACTCGGGACCGGTGTGCGCGTTGAACACGCTCCACAGGATTTCGTCCTTGGAGAAGAAGCCCGCCAGCGGCGGGATGCCCGCGATGGCCAGCGACGACACCAGGAACGTGAGCCAGGTCCACTTCATGTGCTTCCTGAGCTGGCCCATCTTGAACATGTCCTGCTCGCCGGAGAGACCGTGGATCACCGAGCCCGCGCCCAAAAACAGACAGGCCTTGAAGAAGGCGTGCGTCACCAGGTGGAACACGCCCGCCGCGTACGCACCCACGCCCACGGCGAGGAACATGTAGCCCAACTGGCTCACGGTCGAGTACGCGAGCACCTTCTTGATGTCGCGCTGCGCAAAGCCGATGCTGGCCGCGAAGATGGCCGTGGCCGCGCCGATCACCGCCACCACCGCCGAGGCGGCGGGCGCCATCTCATACAGGAAACTCAAACGCGCAATCATGTACACGCCAGCGGTCACCATGGTGGCGGCGTGGATGAGCGCGCTGACCGGCGTCGGACCGGCCATGGCGTCGGGCAACCACACGTAGAGCGGAATCTGCGCCGACTTGCCGCACGCGCCCACGAAGAGCAGGATGCACGCGGCCACCGCGACCGCTCCGAAGGCCTCGTGGTGCACCGCGGCCAGCGCGCGCAATTCGGGAACATCCAGCGTGGGCTGGCCGAGGTTCACGGTCGCCATGAACAGGATGAACATCCCGATCAGGAAGGCCAGGTCGCCCACACGATTGACGATGAACGCCTTCTTGCCCGCCGCGGCGTTGGCGATGTCCTTGTACCAGAAACCGATGAGCAGGTACGAGCACAGCCCCACGCCCTCCCAGCCCACGAACAGCAGCGGGAGGTTCTTCGCCATGACCAGCGTGAGCATGGCGAACATGAACAGATTGAGATAGCTGAAGAAGCGCGCGAAGCCGCGGTCGCCGTGCATGTAGCCGGTCGAGTAGATGTGGATCAGAGATCCAACCCCGGTGACCACCAGCAGCATGGTCATGGAGAGCGCGTCCACCCAGTAGGCGAAGTCGATGTGCACCGGGCCGGCGGCGATCCATGTGAACAGCGTGCTCTCGAAGATCCGCGCCTCGGGGGCCATCCCGCGCATGGCCAGGAACAGCCGCACCACCACCGCGAAGGAAACCAGCGGGGCCGCACAGCCGATGAGCGACACCAGGCGCTCGCTGGGGCCCTTCTCGCGGCCGCCGTAGGCGAGCGCGAGCAGGCCGTTGAGCGCGGCACCCACCAGGGGTGCGATCGGAATGATCCAGAGCAACGAGTTCATTCAGGCGTCTTTCCCATGGTTCAGTCGCGCATCAGGGTGAGGTCGTCGGCCTGCACCGTGGTGCGGTTGCGGAACACCATCACCAGGATCGCCAGTCCTATTCCGGCTTCGGCCGCCGCGAGCGCCATCACGAAGAAGGCGATCACGTGGCCGTCCATCGTTCCCGCGGAATGGCGCGCAAAGGCCACGAACGACAGATTCACCGCGTTCAGCATGAGTTCCACCGACATCAGCATCACCAGCAGATTGCGGCGGAACAACACCCCGAACGCGCCGATGAAGAACAGGATGGCGCTCAGGTAGAGATAGTGGTTCAGCGTGACGGGACCCATCTAGATCACCTTCTTGGCCAGGAGAACCACGCCCACCACGGCCACCAGGAGAACCAGCGAAATCACTTCGAACGGATAGAGGAAGTCGGAGAGCATGAGGCGCCCGACGCCCTCGATGCTGCCAAAGTCGGCGGTCATCTCGATCTTCGCGGCTTCGACGTGCCCGAACACCCTGATGGCCATGAACGCCGCCACCGCGCACACCAGCGCGGTGAAGATCAAACGCATCCACGCCACCGGCGGCTCTTCCAGCTCCTCCTTGTTCAGGTTGAGGAGCATGATGGTGAAAATGATCAGCACCATGATGGCGCCGG contains:
- the nuoL gene encoding NADH-quinone oxidoreductase subunit L codes for the protein MNSLLWIIPIAPLVGAALNGLLALAYGGREKGPSERLVSLIGCAAPLVSFAVVVRLFLAMRGMAPEARIFESTLFTWIAAGPVHIDFAYWVDALSMTMLLVVTGVGSLIHIYSTGYMHGDRGFARFFSYLNLFMFAMLTLVMAKNLPLLFVGWEGVGLCSYLLIGFWYKDIANAAAGKKAFIVNRVGDLAFLIGMFILFMATVNLGQPTLDVPELRALAAVHHEAFGAVAVAACILLFVGACGKSAQIPLYVWLPDAMAGPTPVSALIHAATMVTAGVYMIARLSFLYEMAPAASAVVAVIGAATAIFAASIGFAQRDIKKVLAYSTVSQLGYMFLAVGVGAYAAGVFHLVTHAFFKACLFLGAGSVIHGLSGEQDMFKMGQLRKHMKWTWLTFLVSSLAIAGIPPLAGFFSKDEILWSVFNAHTGPEWLPRVLWVVGLATAGMTAFYIFRAVYLTFYGKDNVSAEAKHHLHESPPAMTVPLMVLAAGAAVVGFLGVPAALGGANVFHHWLEPVFAGHAGGHDMGVGALSHGAVTVAAAAESHGSTTLELILMVVSVVTAVAGILFARTLYVQMPGAAAAFTSRLGGFYTLVFNKYYVDELYERAIVRPGYAISDKLLFRFIDTGIIEGIVNGLGITARLFGATFRLLQSGVVRTYAFFMLIGFLYLVYALVR
- the nuoK gene encoding NADH-quinone oxidoreductase subunit NuoK; this encodes MGPVTLNHYLYLSAILFFIGAFGVLFRRNLLVMLMSVELMLNAVNLSFVAFARHSAGTMDGHVIAFFVMALAAAEAGIGLAILVMVFRNRTTVQADDLTLMRD
- a CDS encoding NADH-quinone oxidoreductase subunit J; the protein is GAIMVLIIFTIMLLNLNKEELEEPPVAWMRLIFTALVCAVAAFMAIRVFGHVEAAKIEMTADFGSIEGVGRLMLSDFLYPFEVISLVLLVAVVGVVLLAKKVI